A region of the Candidatus Marsarchaeota archaeon genome:
CGGCGCCAAGCTGCCTGCCTTGACCTTGTAATTCCCGTTGAGCTGCCTGACAACAAGCTGACTGTCTGAGAACAGCATTATATCGGAATCGTTCGGCGCCTTGAGGTGGGCTTTGCACCATTCGAGCGCCTCGATTACCGCCATGTATTCCGCGTAATTGTTGGTCTTGCTGCCGTTGTATACCGCACTGCTCTTCCTGAGCTTGCCGGAGCTGTCGTATATCATGAAACCTGAGGCGCTCTCGCCAGGATTATCCCGCGCAGCTCCGTCGGTATATACTGTTATTGTGCCTGGCATGCGCTCATTCATCAATTTGATGCGTTAAGGCTTTATTTATGCGCTTGGATAGCTAACCGGGCAATGCGATGCGTGAATACTCGATCGAGGACGGCAAGACCATGGTGCAGGCTGCACGCTCGGCCATAGAGCTCTACATAAGGAACCCGAAGTTCGACAAGTCCATGGTGGAGAAGGAGCTCTCCAAATTCAGGCAGAGGCACGGCGTTTTCGTCACGCTTTATTACCATCCATCGGAGCAGCTGCGCGGCTGCGTAGGTTTTCCCAGGCCTGTGAACGCGGTGAGCCATGACCTGGTTGAGGCTGCCCTGGCCGCAGCGTTCGAGGACCCGCGCTTCGTGCCGATGTCGACGAACGAGCTCGACGATACAGCCATAGAGGTAAGCATACTGTCCGATCCGGTGCCGCTGAAGGGCAGCGCAATGACGCGCCTGAAGAACGTTGTCGTGGGCCGCGACGGGCTGATTGTCGAATACGGAGTATACAGCGGCCTCCTGCTGCCCATCGTGGCCGTGGAGCAGCACT
Encoded here:
- a CDS encoding ribonuclease HI family protein, with the translated sequence MPGTITVYTDGAARDNPGESASGFMIYDSSGKLRKSSAVYNGSKTNNYAEYMAVIEALEWCKAHLKAPNDSDIMLFSDSQLVVRQLNGNYKVKAGSLAPLHKRALALAKSFNSVTFSNLPRENANIGKVDRMLNELLDGMGKEKG
- a CDS encoding TIGR00296 family protein — translated: MREYSIEDGKTMVQAARSAIELYIRNPKFDKSMVEKELSKFRQRHGVFVTLYYHPSEQLRGCVGFPRPVNAVSHDLVEAALAAAFEDPRFVPMSTNELDDTAIEVSILSDPVPLKGSAMTRLKNVVVGRDGLIVEYGVYSGLLLPIVAVEQHWDAERFLREVCVKAGLPETYWTQANVNLYKYETQVFREEKPNGEIIEVKF